Proteins from a genomic interval of Trichoderma breve strain T069 chromosome 2, whole genome shotgun sequence:
- a CDS encoding fungal zn(2)-Cys(6) binuclear cluster domain-containing protein translates to MSTNHSTAGEIAIAEDSLRIWSCVTCRRRKVKCDRKDPCSNCVKNQIECHFPVTGRLPRRRDPAAWKSPTEKQAELLDRLRRLESLVTELAAQVEDGPDKIQSLFTGPMTSATGVIHSGETVNAAVGKRGPRDLESPMAVGELISAMKSSFQGEINEDFGRLVVGKEAGLQIGKGFWSIFCNEVEHIFQAIQDVTSDKSGSNLEATSSNSQRQSNSIYSEFYLGNQYTRDVPQSLDALYPLPSQMLFIWRTYLENIVPFINVIDIAAVEEVVTNLRGKFDFLEPSLQALLFAVSLAAITSLHEEEDLACFDTPRIELIARFRLGTERALANAELLTTRKIETIQAFVIYLSLLPYIGGQELLSPFMGLLLRIATSLQLHRDAENFKIPTLTKVEIEIRRRLWWQIIFLDSKSRSKRTAGLSASDTMFDTKSPSHMLEDEEAQDKVKVSPSWNKLNKLIIAAEAHRGRNPAEGTLRVRPQNKPYTASFINTEENVSGASEASVTQSANTHIPLDYPESNQAAFDNRSEIDESNKFESAMAFYPMEWRPWDEGLATDNEFWDFDFANVEESLEL, encoded by the exons AGCTGCGTTACATGTCGGCGTCGCAAGGTGAAATGCGACAGAAAAGACCCTTGCTCTAATTGTGTCAAGAACCAAATCGAATGCCACTTTCCTGTTACTGGCCGTCTTCCACGCCGACGAGATCCCGCGGCGTGGAAGTCGCCAACTGAGAAGCAAGCCGAACTATTAGATCGATTGAGGCGTCTTGAATCACTCGTTACAGAACTTGCAGCACAAGTGGAAGACGGCCCGGACAAGATCCAGTCCCTATTCACGGGGCCAATGACCAGTGCCACAGGTGTCATCCATTCTGGAGAAACAGTCAACGCTGCGGTTGGGAAGCGAGGACCACGAGATTTGGAATCACCCATGGCAGTTGGCGAATTGATATCTGCCATGAAATCTTCGTTTCAAGGAGAGATAAATGAAGATTTTGGGAGATTGGTTGTTGGAAAAGAAGCCGGTTTGCAAATCGGAAAGGGTTTCTGGTCCATTTTCTGCAATGAG GTCGAGCACATATTTCAAGCTATTCAAGATGTGACTTCCGATAAATCAGGCTCAAACCTTGAGGCCACTTCATCGAACAGCCAAAGACAGTCAAATAGCATCTACTCGGAATTTTATTTAGGAAACCAGTATACAAGAGATGTCCCTCAAAGCCTCGATGCTTTATACCCCCTACCATCACAGATGCTTTTCATCTGGCGGACATATCTAGAGAACATTGTTCCATTCATTAACGTCATTGATATTGCAGCTGTGGAAGAGGTGGTAACTAATTTGAGGGGCAAATTTGACTTCCTTGAGCCGAGCTTGCAGGCCTTATTATTTGCGGTATCCTTGGCAGCAATCACATCATTgcacgaagaagaagatctggCTTGTTTCGACACACCGCGAATTGAGCTAATTGCTCGATTTCGCCTTGGAACAGAGCGGGCGCTCGCCAATGCCGAGCTGTTGACTACGAGAAAAATTGAAACGATCCAAGCATTCGTAATATATCTCTCGCTTCTACCATACATCGGAGGCCAGGAACTGTTATCGCCATTCATGGGCCTCTTACTAAGGATTGCGACATCTTTACAGCTGCACAGAGATGCGGAAAACTTCAAAATACCTACTCTGACCAaagttgagattgagataCGTCGCCGACTGTGGTGGCAGATTATCTTCCTTGACTCAAAATCTCGATCAAAACGTACAGCAGGATTGTCAGCATCAGATACAATGTTCGACACTAAAAGTCCAAGCCATATGTTGGAAGATG aagaagcccaagacaAAGTAAAAGTTAGTCCATCCTGGAACAAGTTAAACAAGCTTATCATCGCCGCTGAAGCCCATCGAGGGAGGAATCCAGCAGAGGGGACGTTACGCGTGCGTCCCCAAAATAAGCCATATAcagccagcttcatcaaTACGGAGGAGAACGTCAGTGGGGCTTCCGAGGCCTCAGTGACTCAGTCGGCTAATACTCATATTCCGCTCGATTACCCAGAGTCCAACCAGGCCGCATTCGACAATAGGTCAGAGATTGATGAATCGAATAAATTTGAATCCGCTATGGCATTCTATCCTATGGAATGGCGTCCATGGGATGAGGGACTCGCCACTGACAACGAATTTTGGGACTTCGATTTTGCAAATGTCGAAGAATCGCTGGAACTATAG